From the genome of Gemmatimonas phototrophica, one region includes:
- a CDS encoding MBL fold metallo-hydrolase, whose product MTSRRELIRHLTLAGLSLPVMPSLLQSAAAPFTTTRRKVSQLRITILSTMLADAGIGEWGFAALVEVDGRRMLFDTGAHDDVVARNARELNVALDTVPDVVLSHNHGDHTIGLLPLRKELVSKRADALGTAHVGEGIFAPRLRSGNSNDLNPMNRFRPRYEETGGHFTVHAKPTELYPGVWLTGPVPRRHNERNWGSSNPQARPALVKVGTDMLEDNVPEDMSMIFDTEQGLVVLTGCGHAGVVNIIDHARESVRPANVHALIGGIHLFNASEQTLAWTEQRLKAAGVRQLIGAHCTGVEVVYRFRRTLGLDRSTCVVGAVGQVFDLAKGIEAGAIAR is encoded by the coding sequence ATGACATCACGTCGCGAACTTATCCGCCACCTGACGCTCGCCGGTTTGTCGTTGCCGGTGATGCCGTCGTTGCTGCAGAGTGCCGCCGCACCGTTCACCACGACGCGCCGCAAGGTGAGTCAGCTGCGTATCACGATACTCTCCACCATGCTTGCCGACGCCGGCATTGGCGAATGGGGATTTGCCGCGCTGGTGGAGGTGGACGGTCGTCGCATGCTGTTTGACACGGGCGCCCACGACGACGTGGTGGCGCGCAACGCGCGTGAGCTGAACGTGGCCCTCGATACCGTGCCCGATGTCGTGTTGAGTCACAATCACGGCGATCACACGATTGGTCTGCTCCCCCTCCGCAAGGAGCTCGTGTCCAAGCGCGCCGATGCCCTGGGGACAGCACATGTGGGGGAGGGAATTTTCGCCCCGCGACTACGCAGTGGCAACAGCAACGATCTCAATCCCATGAATCGTTTTCGCCCGCGCTACGAGGAAACGGGCGGGCATTTCACGGTGCACGCCAAGCCCACCGAATTGTATCCAGGGGTATGGCTTACCGGTCCGGTCCCGCGGCGGCACAACGAACGCAACTGGGGCTCGTCCAATCCGCAGGCGCGCCCCGCATTGGTGAAGGTTGGAACGGACATGCTGGAAGACAATGTCCCCGAGGACATGTCGATGATCTTCGATACGGAACAGGGGCTGGTGGTGCTGACGGGGTGTGGTCACGCCGGCGTGGTGAACATCATCGATCACGCGCGGGAGAGTGTGCGTCCCGCGAACGTGCATGCGCTCATCGGTGGTATCCATTTGTTCAACGCCTCCGAGCAGACCCTCGCCTGGACAGAGCAACGACTCAAAGCGGCCGGCGTGCGGCAGCTCATTGGCGCGCACTGTACCGGCGTGGAGGTGGTGTACCGCTTTCGCAGGACGCTCGGGCTCGACCGGTCCACCTGTGTGGTGGGCGCGGTGGGGCAGGTTTTCGACCTGGCCAAGGGCATCGAGGCGGGGGCCATCGCCCGCTAG
- a CDS encoding N-acyl-D-amino-acid deacylase family protein gives MSSPHSRREFVKQGTTVLGAIPVLGAMGPFVHAPGRQAHDLVVRGGTVFDGLGGAGREMDVAIRGGRISELGARLAARGTVEIDARGLAVTPGFVDIHSHGDGSLREDPRAESVIRQGITTIVAGADGSSSFSGAIGDSFADWERQLNGVKPAINVAAMIGLGSVRAKVIGEADRKATAAELTRMTALVERALSEGACGASTGLEYTPGAFAPLEELIALCRPLSSRGLPYATHMRNEDDQLLEAIDESIAVSRGARCPLQVSHLKQQGTRNWPKIDASLARLRDARAAGIDAWFDVYPWIAYSTGLTNLFPVWARDGGAEAFLARLDNPATAARIRTESLAKVDVIGGWDNVQIARVENPVDRDAEGKRLGAWAGARGEDPYVAAVGLLRRNRLEVGMLGFAMSEDNLDRLLAHDFAMVCSDGGAFAVDGPTRRGSPHPRGAGSMPRVLARYVRERKALSFADAIHKMTARPADRVHLRDRGRLAVGMAGDVVVLNPATVADTATFANPFQYPEGISAVIVNGEVAVRDGQHLASPGRVLRAQ, from the coding sequence ATGAGCAGCCCACACAGTCGTCGCGAGTTTGTGAAGCAGGGTACGACCGTCCTCGGCGCCATTCCGGTGCTTGGAGCCATGGGGCCGTTTGTGCATGCGCCAGGTCGTCAGGCCCATGATCTGGTGGTGCGCGGCGGCACCGTGTTTGATGGGTTGGGTGGCGCTGGCCGGGAAATGGACGTGGCAATTCGCGGCGGCCGCATCAGCGAATTGGGTGCTCGGCTTGCCGCCCGCGGGACCGTAGAGATCGACGCGCGTGGGCTGGCGGTGACGCCCGGGTTCGTGGACATCCATTCGCACGGTGATGGATCGTTGCGTGAGGATCCGCGCGCGGAATCGGTGATCCGTCAGGGCATCACGACCATTGTCGCGGGTGCGGATGGAAGCTCCTCCTTCAGCGGGGCGATCGGCGATTCCTTTGCCGACTGGGAGCGTCAGCTGAACGGTGTGAAACCCGCGATCAATGTGGCGGCGATGATCGGGCTGGGTAGTGTGCGGGCAAAGGTCATTGGTGAAGCGGACCGCAAGGCGACCGCTGCGGAGTTGACGCGGATGACGGCGCTGGTCGAGCGGGCGCTGTCCGAAGGCGCTTGCGGCGCGTCAACGGGGTTGGAATACACACCCGGGGCGTTTGCGCCGCTGGAGGAGCTCATTGCCTTGTGCCGTCCGCTGTCGTCACGTGGGCTGCCGTACGCCACGCACATGCGCAACGAAGACGATCAGCTGCTGGAAGCGATCGATGAATCCATTGCGGTGTCCCGCGGCGCACGCTGCCCGTTGCAGGTCTCACACCTCAAGCAGCAGGGCACGCGCAACTGGCCCAAGATCGACGCGTCTCTGGCCCGGTTGCGGGACGCACGGGCCGCGGGCATCGACGCCTGGTTCGATGTGTATCCGTGGATTGCCTACTCCACTGGCCTGACCAATTTATTTCCGGTCTGGGCCCGCGACGGCGGTGCCGAGGCGTTTCTCGCGCGGCTCGACAATCCGGCCACGGCTGCGCGCATTCGCACCGAGTCGTTAGCGAAGGTTGACGTGATTGGCGGTTGGGACAACGTGCAAATCGCACGGGTCGAGAACCCTGTGGACCGCGACGCTGAAGGCAAGCGCTTGGGAGCGTGGGCGGGGGCGCGCGGAGAGGATCCCTATGTCGCAGCCGTAGGGCTGTTGCGACGCAATCGGCTGGAAGTGGGTATGCTCGGGTTCGCCATGAGCGAGGACAATCTGGATCGGTTGCTGGCGCACGATTTCGCGATGGTCTGTTCTGACGGTGGCGCCTTTGCTGTTGATGGTCCGACCCGGCGTGGCAGTCCGCATCCGCGCGGCGCGGGGTCGATGCCGCGCGTGTTGGCGAGATATGTGCGCGAACGCAAGGCGCTCAGTTTTGCCGATGCGATCCACAAGATGACCGCACGTCCGGCTGATCGGGTACACCTGCGCGACCGGGGGCGACTCGCGGTGGGCATGGCTGGCGACGTGGTGGTGTTGAATCCGGCGACCGTGGCGGACACGGCGACCTTTGCGAACCCCTTTCAGTATCCGGAAGGGATTAGTGCCGTGATCGTGAACGGCGAGGTGGCCGTGCGCGATGGTCAGCATCTCGCCAGTCCGGGGCGGGTCCTGCGCGCCCAGTAG
- a CDS encoding D-aminoacylase has protein sequence MIGRPFPRLFRRSFRPRLARSVLHSVACSLALAVGCSSPPAYDVVIRGGTVYDGSGNSPVAADVALRGDSIVAVGEVTGKGTLEVDATGMAVSPGFINMLSWATETLIEDGRSQGDIRQGVTLEVMGEGTSMGPLSDTLRADMLAEQGDIKFPITWRTLRGYQDSLVKKGISTNIASFVGATTVRINHVGWDDRAPTPVELEAMQQEVRQAMEEGALGVGSSLIYAPAFYAKTDELVALMKAAAPYGGMYISHMRSEGARLEEAVEELITIARESGARAEIYHLKAAGEANWPKMARVLNRIDSVRAQGLQITADIYPYTAGATGLDAAMPPWVQEGGYAAWARRLQDPAIRRKVAEEMRTPTDKWESLLLASGSPDRVVLSGFKADSLKQYTGKTLAAVAKLRGTSPEETAMDLVIKDGTRVGTIYFIITEDNIAAQLKKPWVSVGSDAGSMAPEGNFLKSNTHPRAYGTFARVLGKYVREDKVITLQEAVRRMTSLPATNLRLTRRGTLTPGAYGDVVIFDPATVRDNATFEQPHQYATGVRDVFVNGVPVLRNGEHTGATPGRVVLGPGAKR, from the coding sequence ATGATCGGCCGTCCTTTTCCTCGGCTTTTTCGGCGTTCGTTCAGGCCTCGGCTTGCGCGTTCTGTCCTTCACTCCGTGGCTTGTTCTCTAGCCTTGGCCGTGGGCTGCAGTTCGCCCCCGGCGTACGATGTGGTGATCCGCGGCGGTACGGTGTACGACGGGTCGGGCAACTCCCCGGTCGCGGCCGACGTGGCGCTACGGGGCGATTCCATTGTTGCGGTAGGAGAGGTGACCGGGAAGGGAACGCTGGAGGTGGATGCCACGGGAATGGCGGTGTCCCCCGGATTCATCAACATGCTCAGCTGGGCCACCGAGACCCTCATTGAGGACGGGCGCAGCCAGGGGGATATCCGGCAAGGCGTGACCCTCGAGGTCATGGGGGAGGGCACCTCCATGGGGCCGCTGTCGGACACGCTGCGGGCAGACATGCTGGCCGAACAGGGGGATATCAAATTCCCGATCACCTGGCGGACGCTGCGCGGTTACCAGGATTCGCTCGTGAAGAAGGGGATCAGTACGAACATTGCGTCGTTCGTCGGGGCCACCACGGTGCGGATCAATCATGTGGGCTGGGATGATCGTGCCCCCACCCCCGTTGAGCTCGAGGCGATGCAGCAGGAAGTCCGCCAGGCCATGGAGGAGGGGGCGTTGGGCGTGGGGTCGTCGCTCATCTATGCGCCTGCCTTTTATGCCAAGACGGATGAGTTGGTGGCGCTCATGAAGGCCGCAGCGCCCTACGGCGGCATGTACATCTCACACATGCGTAGCGAGGGGGCGCGGCTCGAGGAGGCCGTCGAAGAGCTCATCACCATTGCCCGTGAAAGTGGGGCTCGCGCCGAGATCTATCATCTCAAGGCTGCCGGCGAGGCCAACTGGCCCAAGATGGCGCGGGTGCTCAACCGCATTGACAGCGTCCGCGCGCAGGGGCTGCAGATCACTGCCGATATCTATCCCTACACCGCCGGCGCCACCGGTCTCGATGCCGCGATGCCGCCTTGGGTGCAGGAAGGCGGGTATGCCGCGTGGGCGCGGCGACTCCAGGACCCCGCCATTCGGCGGAAGGTCGCCGAGGAAATGCGGACCCCGACCGACAAGTGGGAGAGTCTCCTGCTGGCGTCAGGTTCACCGGATCGGGTGGTGCTGTCGGGGTTCAAGGCCGATTCACTGAAACAGTACACCGGAAAGACGCTGGCCGCGGTCGCGAAGCTGCGCGGCACCAGTCCGGAAGAAACGGCCATGGATCTGGTGATCAAAGATGGGACGCGGGTGGGGACGATCTATTTCATCATTACCGAAGACAACATTGCCGCGCAGTTGAAGAAGCCCTGGGTCAGCGTGGGATCGGATGCCGGATCCATGGCGCCCGAAGGGAATTTTCTCAAGAGCAATACGCACCCGCGCGCCTACGGCACCTTCGCCCGCGTCCTCGGCAAGTATGTGCGGGAGGACAAGGTGATCACCCTGCAGGAAGCTGTGCGACGCATGACCAGCTTGCCGGCCACCAATTTGCGCCTGACGCGCCGCGGAACACTGACGCCCGGCGCGTATGGTGATGTCGTGATCTTTGATCCCGCGACCGTTCGCGATAACGCCACGTTCGAGCAGCCACACCAATACGCCACCGGAGTCCGCGACGTGTTTGTGAATGGTGTGCCGGTGCTGCGCAATGGTGAGCACACCGGTGCGACCCCGGGACGGGTGGTGCTCGGCCCCGGTGCCAAGCGATAG
- a CDS encoding SulP family inorganic anion transporter, protein MTTPLPATPARTAPPQLFTHWRDDLPASLVVFLVALPLCLGIALASGAPLLSGVIAGVVGGLVVGAVSGSALMVSGPAAGLTAIVLAGITQVGGFQRFLPAVILGGAIQVALSVAKAGVIGYYFPSAVIKGMLAAIGLTLILKQIPHAVGYDDDYEGDFAFISPSGENTFDAIGHALGQVQPGAIAVALLGVALMVLWPKTPFARIKLFPAPLAAVAVGVGLNELLLALEPSFAIRGTHLVSLPTTGFSGIASQLTRPDWSALADQQVWMLAATLGIVASLESLLSLEATNKLDPEKRDAPANRELLAQGLGNMISGFFGGLPVTGVIVRSSANVDAGARTRLSALAHGVLLVLAVVVIAPVLNRIPLAALAAVLLVTGFKLTAPALWKSAWRLGTAHFVPFAVTIVAILFTDLLKGIAVGLVVGLGYILAEHMRRPVLTKVSPPGAVLTRYLLPDQLTFLSKASLMNVLDALPEGTRVEIDGRKTSRFDYDALEALIGFRETARTKNIDYRLVGIPETDLTPAH, encoded by the coding sequence ATGACCACTCCTCTCCCGGCGACTCCCGCGCGTACCGCGCCCCCTCAGTTGTTTACCCATTGGCGGGACGACCTCCCCGCCTCATTGGTTGTGTTTCTGGTGGCGCTGCCGCTGTGTCTTGGCATAGCGCTCGCGTCGGGCGCCCCGCTGTTGTCGGGGGTCATTGCCGGCGTGGTCGGCGGTCTGGTGGTGGGCGCCGTGTCTGGTTCCGCCCTCATGGTGAGTGGTCCGGCCGCCGGTCTGACCGCCATCGTGCTGGCTGGCATCACGCAAGTGGGGGGCTTCCAGCGGTTTCTTCCGGCAGTCATTCTCGGCGGCGCCATTCAAGTCGCGCTGAGTGTGGCCAAGGCTGGCGTGATCGGCTACTACTTTCCGTCGGCGGTTATCAAAGGCATGCTGGCGGCAATCGGCCTGACGCTCATCCTCAAGCAGATCCCGCACGCCGTAGGCTACGACGACGACTATGAAGGCGACTTCGCCTTCATCAGTCCGTCTGGTGAGAACACCTTTGATGCCATCGGCCACGCCCTCGGTCAGGTGCAGCCCGGCGCAATTGCCGTCGCCCTCTTGGGTGTGGCCCTCATGGTCCTCTGGCCGAAGACGCCGTTCGCTCGTATCAAGCTGTTTCCAGCCCCGCTCGCGGCCGTTGCGGTCGGGGTAGGGCTGAATGAGTTGCTGTTGGCGCTCGAACCATCCTTCGCGATTCGCGGCACCCATCTCGTCTCGCTCCCCACGACGGGCTTCAGCGGCATTGCCTCACAGCTCACCCGTCCCGATTGGAGTGCGCTGGCCGACCAGCAAGTGTGGATGTTGGCCGCCACCTTGGGTATCGTGGCCAGCCTTGAGTCGCTGCTCAGTCTTGAGGCCACCAACAAGCTCGACCCCGAAAAGCGCGATGCGCCCGCCAACCGGGAACTGCTGGCGCAGGGGCTTGGCAACATGATCTCGGGTTTCTTTGGCGGACTGCCAGTCACCGGTGTCATTGTCCGCAGTTCCGCCAATGTGGATGCGGGTGCCAGGACACGACTTTCGGCGCTCGCGCACGGCGTGCTGCTGGTCCTCGCCGTTGTGGTGATTGCTCCGGTACTCAACCGTATTCCGCTGGCCGCATTGGCCGCCGTGTTGCTGGTCACCGGCTTCAAGCTCACCGCACCCGCCCTCTGGAAGAGCGCGTGGCGTCTGGGAACGGCTCACTTCGTGCCCTTCGCCGTTACCATTGTGGCAATTCTGTTTACCGACCTGCTCAAAGGCATCGCGGTCGGTCTGGTTGTTGGCCTTGGCTACATCCTCGCTGAACACATGCGCCGCCCCGTGCTGACCAAGGTCAGCCCGCCCGGTGCCGTGCTGACGCGATATTTGTTGCCGGACCAGCTCACGTTCCTCAGCAAAGCGAGCCTGATGAACGTACTCGACGCGTTGCCCGAAGGGACGCGTGTGGAGATTGATGGACGCAAGACATCACGCTTCGACTACGATGCGCTGGAGGCGCTGATCGGGTTCCGTGAGACAGCGCGCACCAAGAACATCGACTACCGGCTCGTGGGGATTCCCGAGACCGACCTCACGCCTGCGCACTAA
- a CDS encoding carbonic anhydrase, whose amino-acid sequence MENFRKIIQHNHEWAAAMKAADPDFFEKRAGKQEPQFLYIGCSDSRVPADAVTGTEPGELFVHRNIANVVLPSDLNVMCVLQYAVEVLDVKHVIVTGHYNCGGVKAAMGTASYGLVDLWLQPIRNVVRWNKPELDQIQDEQSRFDRVVELNVLEQLYHLSETPIIQNAWAKGRRPLLHGLVYDIHEGLLREIATGVDSQEAADGLAQRRQSGVPAGPPPIMGRIGGPVLVGDELADQIAKRVMDRMAAGAKDASKK is encoded by the coding sequence ATGGAAAACTTCCGCAAGATCATTCAGCACAATCATGAGTGGGCCGCCGCCATGAAGGCCGCTGACCCGGACTTCTTCGAGAAGCGAGCCGGCAAACAGGAGCCCCAATTCCTGTACATTGGCTGCTCCGACAGTCGGGTACCTGCAGACGCCGTAACCGGAACAGAACCGGGCGAACTGTTCGTGCACCGCAACATCGCGAATGTCGTGCTGCCCAGTGATCTGAACGTCATGTGCGTGCTGCAGTACGCCGTCGAAGTGCTCGATGTGAAGCACGTGATTGTCACCGGCCACTACAACTGCGGCGGCGTCAAGGCGGCGATGGGGACCGCCAGCTATGGATTGGTGGACCTGTGGCTACAACCCATCCGCAACGTGGTGCGCTGGAACAAGCCCGAACTGGACCAGATTCAGGACGAACAGTCGCGATTTGACCGCGTGGTTGAGCTCAACGTACTGGAGCAACTGTACCATCTTTCGGAAACGCCCATCATCCAGAACGCCTGGGCCAAAGGGCGCCGGCCGCTGTTGCATGGTTTGGTGTACGACATTCACGAAGGGCTGCTGCGCGAGATTGCCACGGGCGTGGATTCTCAGGAGGCGGCTGATGGTCTCGCGCAGCGACGGCAATCCGGGGTACCGGCAGGGCCGCCTCCCATTATGGGACGCATTGGAGGGCCTGTCCTTGTGGGCGACGAACTCGCCGATCAGATAGCCAAGCGCGTCATGGATCGCATGGCCGCAGGCGCGAAGGACGCCTCCAAGAAGTAG
- the ffh gene encoding signal recognition particle protein, giving the protein MFDELTDKLGNVFAKLRGRGVLTENDIKEGMREVRRVLLEADVNFALTREFLERVEKQAVGVLQLKSIQPAQQLVKIVHDELTAMLGERREGLKMSSVPPTIIMMVGLQGSGKTTTAGKLARRLKLEAKSTRLVAADVYRPAAIDQLETLGKALDVPVYADRTTQDVVKIAKAGIEQGVRNRDRVVIVDTAGRLQIDADMMDELTRLKAAIKPDEILFVADGMTGQEAVKIAQGFNEALDITGVILTKLDGDARGGAALSIYGVLKKPIKYIGVGEKPDALEEFHPERMAGRILQMGDIVSLVEKAQEAFDETEAKKLEKKVRKDGMDLEDFLSAMRQMQKLGPFENLLKLLPGVNPKMLKDVKMDPKRMKHIEAIVLSMTPQERKKPDIINGSRRARIAKGCGRPVNEVNRLLDQFREMQKMMKKMGGGAGGKGGGMPRIPFGGGGMFGMR; this is encoded by the coding sequence ATGTTCGACGAGCTCACAGACAAACTCGGTAACGTCTTCGCGAAGCTGCGCGGTCGCGGCGTTCTGACCGAGAACGACATCAAGGAGGGGATGCGCGAGGTTCGGCGCGTCCTGCTCGAAGCCGACGTCAACTTTGCCCTCACCCGTGAGTTCCTGGAACGGGTGGAGAAGCAGGCGGTGGGCGTCCTGCAGCTCAAGTCCATCCAGCCGGCACAGCAGCTCGTCAAGATTGTCCATGACGAGCTGACGGCGATGCTTGGCGAGCGGCGTGAAGGGCTCAAGATGAGCTCGGTCCCGCCGACGATCATCATGATGGTGGGCTTGCAAGGTTCCGGTAAGACGACGACTGCGGGCAAGTTGGCGCGGCGGCTCAAGCTCGAGGCCAAGAGTACCCGGTTGGTCGCGGCCGACGTGTATCGTCCAGCCGCCATTGATCAGCTGGAAACGCTGGGCAAGGCCCTCGATGTGCCGGTCTACGCTGATCGCACCACGCAGGACGTGGTGAAGATCGCCAAGGCCGGTATCGAGCAAGGCGTGCGCAATCGCGACCGCGTTGTAATTGTGGACACGGCCGGTCGTTTGCAGATCGACGCCGACATGATGGACGAGCTGACGCGTCTCAAGGCGGCCATCAAGCCCGACGAAATTCTGTTCGTGGCCGACGGCATGACGGGTCAGGAAGCCGTCAAGATTGCGCAGGGCTTCAACGAGGCGCTCGACATTACCGGCGTCATTCTCACGAAGCTCGATGGTGACGCGCGTGGTGGTGCGGCGCTCTCGATTTACGGGGTGCTCAAGAAGCCCATCAAGTACATCGGCGTTGGCGAAAAGCCCGATGCGCTGGAGGAGTTCCATCCGGAGCGCATGGCGGGGCGTATTCTCCAGATGGGTGACATTGTGTCCCTCGTGGAGAAGGCGCAGGAAGCCTTTGACGAGACGGAAGCCAAGAAGCTCGAAAAGAAGGTCCGCAAGGATGGCATGGACCTCGAAGACTTCCTGTCGGCCATGCGTCAGATGCAGAAGCTCGGCCCCTTCGAAAACCTCCTCAAGCTGCTGCCGGGTGTGAACCCGAAGATGCTGAAGGATGTGAAGATGGATCCGAAACGCATGAAGCACATTGAGGCCATTGTGCTCTCCATGACGCCGCAGGAGCGCAAGAAGCCCGACATCATCAATGGATCGCGTCGGGCACGTATTGCGAAGGGATGTGGCCGACCGGTGAACGAAGTGAACCGCCTGCTTGATCAGTTCCGCGAAATGCAGAAGATGATGAAGAAGATGGGCGGTGGGGCCGGCGGGAAGGGTGGGGGGATGCCTCGCATTCCCTTTGGCGGCGGCGGCATGTTCGGCATGCGATAA
- the lon gene encoding endopeptidase La: MSPQNPRFPAIPMPRGQRKEEILRAELPPTLPLMALRSTIVYPLGTIAVQMGAPENLALLRAHEESGLVVALVVASGDGDDAIDPHRFIGRVGVAARVHERINLPGETVQITLQGLRRITIDAVDQVEPFAIAQIQGARETPPDAAELDELVARTVTAAETLAELVDRIPNEVPQILKMNVSDPGRFADLAATNMNLRIADKEEVLQRLDIGQRIRFILSRLEREVARARVMDDVKKQTEIKIEQHQREFYLRQQLRAIQSELGEADPNEKESVDLLRRIEEARLPEKVASEARRETERLRMLSPASSEYQVLRTYLDWVLALPWHKRSGDDAEIVLAKVEAALEERHYGLDEAKERIVEYLAVRKLRGGDPTGPILCLVGPPGTGKTSLGEAIAKSIGREFYRISVGGVRDEAEIRGHRRTYVGAMPGMLIQALRRVEVRDPVIMIDEIDKMSSGGPSGDPTAAMLEVLDPSQNTTFVDHYLNLPFDLSSCLFICTANNLFDIPGPLRDRMEVIRIAGYTIEEKVEIAQRYLIPRLLDDHGLTDQDLHISEQVLGFITSRYSREAGLRTFERSIATLMRKRARAKADGDESTWEIGVTRAEDLLGPPRFSQEEAEKEPEIGAVTGLAWTSTGGELMTIEALRMPGVGKLTVTGQLGDVMRESTEAAYSFVRSRAASLSIADSEFRECDMHLHFPAGAIPKDGPSAGIAVTLALASALSRRPVRRDLALTGEVTLRGKVLEIGGVKEKVLAAYRAGLREVILPKGNEKDVRDVPQEVRDKMAFTFASTMDEVLHLALLPLPEKHPADKAEVRTTPSGRKSRAVSADLR, translated from the coding sequence GTGTCGCCTCAGAATCCGCGTTTTCCCGCCATCCCGATGCCCCGCGGCCAGCGGAAGGAAGAAATCCTCCGCGCGGAGCTCCCCCCAACGCTGCCCCTCATGGCGCTGCGTTCCACGATCGTGTACCCCCTGGGGACCATCGCGGTGCAAATGGGGGCGCCTGAAAACCTCGCGCTGCTCCGGGCCCACGAGGAATCAGGGCTCGTGGTGGCGCTGGTCGTCGCCTCCGGCGACGGGGACGACGCCATCGACCCCCATCGGTTCATTGGGCGGGTCGGCGTGGCCGCCCGCGTGCACGAACGCATCAATCTGCCCGGCGAGACGGTCCAGATCACCCTGCAGGGGCTGCGACGCATCACCATCGACGCCGTCGATCAGGTGGAGCCGTTTGCCATTGCCCAGATCCAGGGCGCCCGCGAAACCCCGCCGGATGCAGCCGAACTGGATGAACTGGTGGCCCGCACCGTCACCGCCGCGGAAACGCTGGCGGAGCTGGTAGACCGCATTCCCAATGAGGTGCCGCAGATCCTCAAAATGAACGTCTCCGACCCGGGACGTTTTGCCGACCTCGCGGCCACCAATATGAACCTGCGCATCGCCGACAAGGAAGAGGTGCTTCAACGCCTCGACATCGGCCAGCGCATCCGCTTCATCCTCTCGCGCCTTGAGCGTGAAGTGGCGCGCGCGCGCGTCATGGACGACGTCAAGAAGCAGACCGAAATCAAGATTGAACAACACCAGCGCGAGTTCTACCTCAGACAGCAGCTGCGGGCCATTCAATCGGAATTGGGCGAGGCCGACCCCAACGAAAAGGAGTCGGTCGATCTGCTGCGGCGCATTGAGGAAGCGCGCCTGCCGGAAAAAGTCGCCAGCGAAGCGCGCCGCGAAACCGAGCGTCTCCGCATGCTCTCGCCGGCCTCCAGCGAGTATCAGGTGCTCCGCACCTACCTCGACTGGGTGCTGGCCCTGCCCTGGCACAAGCGCAGCGGCGACGACGCCGAAATCGTCCTCGCGAAAGTCGAAGCCGCGCTCGAAGAACGGCACTACGGTCTCGACGAAGCCAAGGAGCGTATCGTGGAGTACCTCGCCGTGCGCAAGCTGCGCGGCGGTGACCCCACCGGCCCCATTCTCTGCCTCGTCGGTCCGCCGGGCACCGGCAAGACCTCGCTCGGCGAGGCGATCGCCAAGAGCATTGGGCGAGAGTTCTATCGCATCTCCGTGGGCGGGGTGCGTGACGAAGCGGAAATCCGCGGACACCGCCGCACGTACGTCGGTGCCATGCCGGGGATGCTCATTCAGGCGCTGCGTCGGGTGGAAGTGCGCGACCCGGTCATCATGATCGATGAGATCGACAAGATGTCGAGCGGCGGCCCCTCAGGAGATCCCACTGCGGCCATGCTGGAAGTGCTCGATCCGTCGCAGAACACGACCTTCGTCGATCACTACCTCAACCTGCCGTTCGATCTGTCGAGCTGTTTGTTCATTTGCACGGCGAACAACCTGTTTGATATCCCGGGCCCGTTGCGTGACCGCATGGAGGTCATTCGCATCGCCGGCTATACCATCGAAGAAAAGGTGGAGATCGCGCAGCGCTACCTCATTCCGCGCCTGCTCGACGACCACGGCCTCACCGATCAAGACCTGCATATTTCGGAGCAGGTGCTGGGGTTCATTACCAGCCGGTACTCGCGCGAAGCCGGGCTTCGCACCTTCGAGCGCTCCATTGCCACCCTCATGCGCAAACGCGCCCGCGCGAAAGCCGACGGCGACGAAAGCACGTGGGAAATCGGCGTGACACGTGCCGAGGATCTGCTGGGTCCGCCGCGCTTCTCTCAGGAGGAGGCGGAAAAAGAACCTGAGATCGGCGCGGTAACCGGGCTGGCCTGGACCAGCACCGGCGGTGAACTCATGACCATCGAAGCCCTGCGTATGCCGGGCGTCGGCAAGCTGACGGTCACGGGGCAGTTGGGTGACGTCATGCGCGAGTCCACGGAGGCGGCCTATTCCTTCGTTCGATCGCGCGCCGCCTCGCTGAGCATTGCCGACAGCGAATTCCGCGAATGCGACATGCATTTGCACTTCCCCGCCGGCGCCATTCCCAAGGATGGTCCATCGGCCGGCATTGCCGTGACCCTCGCCCTGGCGAGTGCGTTGTCACGCCGCCCCGTACGCCGCGATCTCGCCCTGACCGGCGAAGTCACGTTGCGCGGCAAGGTCCTGGAGATTGGCGGGGTGAAGGAAAAGGTGCTCGCTGCCTATCGGGCGGGGCTGCGCGAAGTCATTCTGCCCAAGGGCAATGAGAAGGACGTCCGCGACGTGCCGCAGGAGGTTCGCGACAAGATGGCCTTCACTTTCGCCAGCACCATGGACGAAGTGCTGCACCTCGCCCTGCTGCCGCTGCCGGAGAAACACCCGGCGGACAAAGCCGAGGTACGCACCACACCATCGGGTAGGAAAAGCCGCGCCGTCTCCGCCGACTTGCGCTGA